In Micromonospora purpureochromogenes, a single window of DNA contains:
- a CDS encoding helix-turn-helix transcriptional regulator — MSVEATTERVLRLLALLQRRPSWTAAELATELKVTDRSVRRDVERLRALGYPVHATAGVGGGYQLGAGTRLPPLLLDDEEAIATAVSLRMASGGTVAGAGEAALRALAKLDQVMPARLRAEVRAVHGATETLVGPGVQIDAELLVTLARACRDAVRVRFRYAGRDGGERERTVEPVRMVTTGRRWYLMARDVDRDDWRTFRLDRMHELAATTWRFRARGHPDPVAYVQRSVTEAPYRYLARVRVHARPDRVRELVPPQVGRVEDDRDGWCVLVVGGDNLDWLAAQVARLGFEAEVLEPPELREAAARLARRLAAMAGTG, encoded by the coding sequence GTGAGCGTCGAGGCGACGACCGAGCGGGTGCTGCGGTTGCTGGCGCTGCTGCAGCGGCGGCCGTCCTGGACCGCCGCCGAACTCGCCACCGAGCTGAAGGTCACCGACCGCTCGGTGCGCCGCGACGTGGAGCGACTGCGCGCCCTCGGCTACCCCGTACACGCCACGGCGGGCGTCGGCGGCGGCTACCAGCTCGGCGCGGGCACCCGGCTGCCGCCGCTGCTCCTCGACGACGAGGAGGCGATCGCGACGGCGGTCTCCCTGCGGATGGCGTCGGGCGGCACGGTCGCCGGGGCGGGTGAGGCGGCACTGCGGGCGCTCGCGAAGCTCGACCAGGTGATGCCGGCCCGGCTGCGCGCCGAGGTGCGGGCGGTGCACGGCGCCACCGAGACCCTCGTCGGCCCCGGCGTGCAGATCGACGCGGAGCTGCTGGTGACGCTCGCGCGGGCCTGTCGCGACGCCGTGCGGGTGCGGTTCCGCTACGCCGGGCGCGACGGCGGGGAACGCGAGCGCACGGTCGAGCCGGTGCGGATGGTCACCACCGGCCGCCGCTGGTACCTGATGGCCCGTGACGTCGACCGCGACGACTGGCGCACCTTCCGGCTCGATCGGATGCACGAGCTGGCGGCGACGACCTGGCGCTTCCGGGCGAGGGGGCATCCGGACCCGGTCGCCTACGTGCAGCGGTCCGTGACCGAGGCGCCGTACCGGTATCTCGCCCGGGTACGGGTGCACGCCCGACCCGACCGGGTGCGGGAGCTGGTGCCACCCCAGGTGGGTCGCGTCGAGGACGACCGCGACGGGTGGTGCGTGCTCGTCGTCGGCGGGGACAACCTCGACTGGCTCGCCGCGCAGGTGGCCCGGCTGGGCTTCGAGGCGGAGGTGCTGGAGCCACCGGAGCTGCGCGAGGCCGCCGCCCGGCTCGCTCGCCGCCTCGCGGCGATGGCCGGGACCGGCTGA
- a CDS encoding DinB family protein, with protein MTDQNWNSLLRDQLAGHWTSRLRERLDGLTDDEYFWEPAAGGWSVRPPGTGAAPVRAGSGAMRIDFAMPEPDPPPFTTIAWRLGHVIVGVLAVRNAAHFGRAPTDYQSFEYAPTAAAALAQLDTEYATWLAGVESLGDTGLARPCGEAEGPYAEYPLAALVLHINRELIHHLAEVCLLRDLYLHTDRQTRREAS; from the coding sequence ATGACCGACCAGAACTGGAACTCCCTGCTCCGGGACCAGCTCGCCGGGCACTGGACCAGCCGGCTGCGCGAGCGCCTCGACGGGCTCACCGACGACGAGTACTTCTGGGAGCCGGCAGCCGGCGGCTGGAGCGTGCGCCCGCCCGGCACCGGCGCCGCACCGGTGCGGGCCGGGTCCGGCGCGATGAGGATCGACTTCGCGATGCCGGAGCCCGACCCGCCGCCGTTCACGACGATCGCCTGGCGGCTCGGGCACGTCATCGTCGGCGTGCTCGCGGTGCGCAACGCCGCGCACTTCGGTCGCGCGCCCACCGACTACCAGTCGTTCGAGTACGCCCCGACCGCGGCCGCGGCGCTGGCCCAGCTCGACACGGAGTACGCCACGTGGCTGGCCGGGGTGGAGTCCCTCGGCGACACCGGCCTGGCCCGCCCGTGCGGGGAGGCGGAGGGACCGTACGCCGAGTATCCGCTGGCAGCATTGGTGCTGCACATCAACCGCGAGCTGATCCACCACCTGGCCGAGGTGTGCCTGCTCCGCGACCTCTACCTGCACACTGATCGGCAGACCCGACGGGAGGCGAGCTGA
- a CDS encoding VOC family protein, with protein sequence MARDVQITFDCADPAGLAAFWAEALGYRLQDPPGGFQSWEQALEAMGVPPERRNDASAVIDPEGSGPRLFFQRVPEGKQAKNRVHLDVRAAPGLEGDARMAALEAEAERLAGHGATRLSRHEPAPPLGAGHLVMADPEGNEFCLD encoded by the coding sequence ATGGCCCGCGACGTTCAGATCACTTTCGACTGCGCCGACCCGGCCGGGTTGGCGGCCTTCTGGGCCGAGGCCCTCGGCTACCGGTTGCAGGACCCGCCCGGGGGTTTCCAGTCGTGGGAGCAGGCGCTGGAGGCGATGGGCGTGCCGCCCGAGCGGCGCAACGACGCCTCGGCGGTCATCGACCCGGAGGGGTCCGGGCCGCGGCTGTTCTTCCAGCGGGTGCCGGAGGGCAAGCAGGCCAAGAACCGCGTGCACCTCGATGTGCGGGCCGCCCCCGGGCTCGAGGGCGACGCGCGGATGGCGGCTCTGGAGGCGGAGGCCGAGCGGCTCGCCGGCCACGGCGCCACCCGGCTCAGCCGCCACGAGCCGGCGCCCCCGCTCGGCGCCGGTCACCTGGTGATGGCAGATCCCGAGGGCAACGAGTTCTGCCTCGACTGA
- a CDS encoding NAD(P)H-binding protein — protein sequence MHVVIAGGHGKIALLLERELAGRGDRAVGLIRNPDHAAALRAVGAHPVLADLEHAGVDEIAGHLTGADAVVFAAGAGPGSGAARKDTVDRAAAVLLADAAQAAGVRRYLLVSSMGVEETPAPGTDEVWAAYLRAKKAAEDDLTRRDLDWTVLRPGRLTDDAPTGRIHLDRRVPRGAVTRTDVARVLVALLYHPSSAGRILELVDGETPIGEAVAAAGAPHHPA from the coding sequence ATGCACGTCGTCATCGCCGGAGGCCACGGCAAGATCGCTCTGCTGCTGGAACGGGAACTGGCCGGCCGGGGCGACCGCGCCGTCGGGCTGATCCGCAACCCCGACCACGCCGCCGCGCTGCGGGCCGTCGGCGCTCACCCCGTCCTGGCGGACCTGGAACACGCCGGCGTCGACGAGATCGCCGGGCACCTCACCGGCGCCGACGCCGTGGTCTTCGCCGCCGGCGCCGGCCCCGGCAGCGGCGCCGCCCGCAAGGACACCGTCGACCGGGCCGCCGCCGTCCTGCTCGCCGACGCCGCCCAGGCCGCCGGCGTACGTCGCTACCTGCTCGTCTCCTCCATGGGCGTGGAGGAGACGCCGGCACCCGGCACCGACGAGGTGTGGGCGGCGTACCTGCGCGCGAAGAAGGCCGCCGAGGACGACCTGACCCGCCGCGACCTGGACTGGACGGTGCTGCGACCCGGCCGGCTCACCGACGACGCGCCCACCGGCCGCATCCACCTCGACCGGCGCGTCCCGCGCGGCGCGGTCACCCGCACCGACGTGGCCCGGGTCCTCGTCGCGCTGCTCTACCACCCGAGCAGCGCCGGCCGGATCCTCGAACTCGTCGACGGGGAAACCCCGATCGGCGAGGCCGTCGCCGCAGCCGGGGCGCCGCACCACCCTGCGTGA